In Methanococcoides sp. LMO-2, a single window of DNA contains:
- a CDS encoding 30S ribosomal protein S11 has translation MANGIWGVAHIKCSFNNTIITVTDLTGAETIAKSSGGMVVKAARDESSPYTAMQMASQLADTLKDKGIEGVHIKVRAPGGNKQRSPGPGAQAAIRAFARAGVRIGRIEDVTPVPHDGTRPKGGRRV, from the coding sequence ATGGCAAACGGAATCTGGGGTGTTGCACACATCAAATGTTCATTTAACAACACGATCATCACCGTGACAGATCTCACTGGTGCAGAGACCATCGCAAAATCCTCTGGTGGAATGGTTGTAAAGGCAGCAAGGGATGAAAGTTCCCCATATACTGCTATGCAGATGGCAAGCCAGCTTGCAGATACCCTCAAAGACAAGGGTATCGAGGGTGTTCACATCAAGGTCAGAGCACCTGGAGGAAACAAGCAGAGGAGTCCGGGTCCAGGCGCACAGGCTGCGATCAGGGCATTCGCAAGGGCAGGCGTCAGGATCGGTAGGATCGAAGACGTTACACCAGTACCACACGATGGAACTCGTCCAAAAGGCGGAAGGCGTGTATAA
- a CDS encoding 30S ribosomal protein S4 encodes MVYPGKSTKSYDTPKHPWQAARMATEVELVKKYGLRNKKELWKSHSVLRRFRADARRLLAESAESELTGHAKTEADQILAKLIRFSILKSDSNIDDILGLQTEAILERRLQTQVHRLGFARTARQARQFITHGHIAIDGKRVTVPGMMVTKEQEMAIDYYGKSPISREAHPERPAQIASSIVEE; translated from the coding sequence ATGGTATATCCTGGTAAAAGTACAAAATCTTATGATACACCAAAGCACCCCTGGCAAGCTGCCAGGATGGCTACTGAGGTTGAGCTCGTTAAAAAGTATGGTCTCCGTAACAAGAAGGAACTCTGGAAATCTCACAGTGTACTGAGAAGGTTCAGGGCAGACGCAAGGCGTCTCCTTGCTGAATCCGCAGAGTCCGAACTTACAGGTCATGCAAAGACAGAAGCAGACCAGATCCTTGCAAAACTGATCAGGTTCTCAATTCTGAAATCAGACTCTAACATTGATGATATTCTTGGTCTCCAGACCGAAGCAATCCTTGAGCGCAGGCTTCAGACACAGGTCCACAGGCTTGGATTTGCCCGCACTGCACGTCAGGCAAGGCAGTTCATTACCCACGGTCACATCGCTATCGATGGAAAGAGGGTAACAGTTCCTGGTATGATGGTCACAAAGGAGCAGGAAATGGCAATCGACTACTACGGTAAGTCTCCAATTTCCAGGGAAGCTCACCCGGAAAGACCTGCACAGATCGCATCATCAATCGTAGAGGAATAA
- a CDS encoding 30S ribosomal protein S13 → MADEEIRHLVRIMNTDLQGSQRVKYALTGIRGIGLRTSRVIVDSTGVDPDAVIGYLPDEDIAKLDSAIAQFEQNLPIWMLNRQRDPISGDSKHLLGQDIIMTLKEDLNDLKKSRAYRGLRHERGLKVRGQRTKSTGRRGSTIGVRKKK, encoded by the coding sequence ATGGCAGACGAAGAAATTAGACATCTGGTTCGTATAATGAATACTGACCTGCAGGGAAGCCAGCGGGTAAAGTACGCATTGACCGGTATCCGTGGTATCGGATTAAGAACCTCTCGTGTTATAGTAGACAGTACCGGCGTTGATCCGGACGCAGTGATCGGTTACCTCCCTGATGAGGACATCGCAAAACTTGATTCTGCAATTGCACAGTTCGAGCAGAACCTTCCTATATGGATGCTCAACAGGCAGCGCGACCCAATATCTGGTGACAGCAAACACCTTCTTGGTCAGGATATTATCATGACCCTGAAAGAGGATCTTAACGACCTCAAGAAATCACGTGCATACCGTGGTCTCAGACATGAGAGAGGTCTCAAGGTCAGAGGACAGAGAACCAAGTCCACAGGAAGACGTGGTAGCACCATTGGTGTAAGGAAGAAGAAATGA
- a CDS encoding DMT family transporter → MFYIVLILYVLLMGSSPVKGYMEITAGCIIYGMVGVFLAFIHDMGTLPIIFYKLLIGIFFMLVYLYLRGNLGILRLGGKRRHLLLLGIFKLMTISFYFTCIIYSGLSIAILLLYTAPMYVTILSPVVLGERVTRSGLVGLLLSMIGILLIVDPATLVRSGMDDIHFIGMAAGILSGISFSFIIMTARYVRDEYSGFSQFFWATVFCVVVLVPFAPTVSIPVLRENFLMLLLFGLVNTSISGVLYFNGLSRVRTQAASILAMLEPVSGIFFDYTILHSAIFAETILGCVFIIAGALLAVTDHISFGKYLKFET, encoded by the coding sequence ATGTTCTATATAGTGTTAATTCTATATGTGCTTCTCATGGGTTCATCACCTGTAAAGGGCTACATGGAGATCACTGCCGGATGTATCATCTATGGGATGGTGGGTGTATTCCTTGCATTTATACATGATATGGGCACTCTGCCTATTATATTCTATAAACTTCTGATAGGCATATTCTTTATGCTGGTCTATTTGTATCTCCGGGGTAATCTGGGAATTCTCCGATTGGGTGGTAAGAGGCGTCACCTGTTGCTTCTTGGTATTTTCAAACTGATGACCATATCTTTCTATTTCACATGTATCATTTATTCAGGTCTTTCGATAGCGATACTTCTGCTATATACAGCACCCATGTATGTGACCATACTGTCTCCGGTCGTGCTGGGGGAGAGGGTGACACGATCAGGTCTTGTTGGGCTGTTACTTTCCATGATCGGTATTCTTCTCATTGTTGATCCTGCAACACTTGTTCGTTCAGGTATGGATGATATTCATTTTATTGGTATGGCAGCAGGTATCCTGTCAGGAATCTCTTTTAGTTTCATCATTATGACTGCACGTTATGTGAGGGATGAATATTCGGGCTTTTCACAATTCTTCTGGGCAACGGTATTTTGTGTTGTTGTGCTCGTGCCTTTTGCTCCAACGGTTTCCATTCCGGTTCTCAGGGAGAATTTCCTGATGCTCCTTCTTTTTGGTCTGGTGAACACGAGTATAAGCGGGGTTCTGTATTTCAACGGACTTTCAAGGGTGAGGACACAGGCTGCCAGTATACTGGCAATGCTGGAGCCTGTAAGTGGTATCTTTTTTGATTATACCATCCTTCATAGTGCTATCTTTGCTGAGACAATCCTTGGTTGTGTGTTCATTATTGCAGGTGCCCTTCTAGCAGTAACGGATCATATTTCGTTTGGCAAGTATCTTAAATTTGAGACCTGA
- a CDS encoding DUF5684 domain-containing protein, producing the protein MDIVSLFPGFGISHLFASILFYIYFAYSLQVIAGKTQTEGWWMAWIPILNLVLMVRICRFSLFAVVPFFIPFVNILYLAYIWGQIAFAVNKSKWLGLVILVPVLNLGLPGYLAFFEY; encoded by the coding sequence ATGGATATCGTATCATTATTCCCGGGATTTGGAATATCACATTTATTCGCATCAATACTTTTCTACATATACTTTGCCTATTCACTGCAGGTTATCGCTGGAAAGACACAGACAGAAGGTTGGTGGATGGCCTGGATACCTATACTGAACCTTGTCCTGATGGTAAGGATATGCAGATTTTCACTTTTCGCAGTAGTACCATTTTTCATACCTTTCGTGAACATACTATATCTCGCATACATCTGGGGACAGATCGCATTTGCCGTCAACAAGTCTAAATGGTTGGGACTGGTCATATTAGTACCAGTCCTCAATCTGGGATTACCCGGATATCTCGCCTTTTTTGAGTATTGA
- a CDS encoding HAD family hydrolase — translation MERSIKAVLFDMDNTLFDFLEAKLTACKRMVEHLGGGDPEDMLGYFLRGTPGFEDLENIRDYLLDNELYSEEDYEICCRIYETIKLEALVLYPGVKQTLEILKEEHITLALVTDAHSNNAMKRLERMQIKEYFDIIVTNDMTGAKKPDHKVFYFTLDLLDISPQQALFVGDSPGRDIEPARKIGMITAYAAYGDRRHYSDNVEADIVLSGITEVLDIVLENKKIGENVK, via the coding sequence ATGGAAAGGAGCATAAAAGCAGTACTCTTTGACATGGACAACACCCTTTTTGATTTTCTGGAAGCAAAGCTTACCGCGTGCAAAAGGATGGTAGAACATCTGGGAGGAGGGGATCCTGAGGACATGCTGGGATATTTCCTGCGTGGAACACCCGGATTTGAAGACCTCGAGAACATCAGGGACTACCTTCTGGACAACGAACTTTACTCCGAAGAGGATTACGAGATCTGCTGCAGGATCTACGAGACCATCAAACTGGAAGCCCTTGTGCTTTACCCGGGAGTGAAGCAGACACTTGAAATCCTCAAAGAAGAACACATTACCCTGGCACTTGTCACCGATGCTCACTCCAACAATGCTATGAAAAGACTCGAGAGGATGCAAATAAAGGAATATTTTGATATTATAGTTACCAATGACATGACAGGTGCCAAAAAGCCTGACCACAAAGTATTCTATTTTACACTTGATCTTCTGGACATTAGCCCGCAACAGGCACTTTTTGTAGGAGACAGCCCCGGAAGGGATATAGAACCGGCAAGAAAAATAGGAATGATAACCGCTTACGCAGCTTATGGGGACAGGAGGCACTACTCCGATAACGTTGAAGCAGATATCGTCTTATCAGGGATTACAGAAGTCCTTGACATTGTACTCGAAAATAAAAAAATAGGGGAGAATGTAAAATAA
- a CDS encoding M1 family metallopeptidase, translated as MERIYKYYPEDFGELTVRVIHMDLLFDVYDDHTYVTSDLKVRTLEEPMWSLDLNCRDLEIKMISCEDYDVSYDYRKDEHILSIEFGCQVPSDTELVIHTETVCKPTRNILEGLYYDETPAGAPPQQITQCQQWGFQRIVPCIDDMTAKCTYTTTIIADERYTNLITNGDVVEEKHSVGNGRAKIVYDNSVTPMATYLFFLGVGTYRTFTREFEYPDGHTFNLELLVPPESEVYPAEKALDVIYDSVMWTYLFTGPEQYNDIDKRKEIYDLVRVRDALKSEGNTDDLKFMRDELKKLDSSLIMGYKYTGTVYREIGMQNSDFGGMENVGNTTITTNRIMPYPETTDPSFEYMVRVKVHEYYHNINGSEVTGWSPFEIWLNEAVTVHIEHQFHAFIFGENYSRLSNVLDLLAPGVGTFALDSGAASMSIVPEGFNDPNDLITAVTYVKAPEFVRMLETLMGKEVFARALDVYHTKFSHSNATGSDWLKTMEEVSGMDFSEMSETWLSQTKFPMVHVDTSYDPKDSSFTLDIHQDVPEGGKHWEFPFVAALVDEDGNDIVQINEWIDSVDASILVENVEAPAFVSVNRDYSFYGKVVREVSDEELLLQVRKDSDVINRFIAYYTLVDREKMRLIANPQAQVSEMFIELFNDLINDDLLMEDVGGQFLAIFESVEDERLAHSYQLLYDVKKRILEGIARNNTVSMLNLYHKYLKVAIPQDDTLEEHARVIKARQVKNAVLRIITNLDTPFVHQLCKKQFFEASCASDRLVAFDCYINSSAEDKMELLWDFMEDSRKNLVAWEAFLSIVAGNSSSDAVSIVKEIEASDSFRIEQANDQRALYGGFGRNRKISLQTGEGRELLHSILLKLSSVNEYSTTNLLNVFANIDLMEEEYHIPLVSILADMLDTLDSEKVPSVYNRIRKLLQGAPNAVAAYEADTGKLKGM; from the coding sequence ATGGAACGTATCTACAAGTATTACCCGGAGGATTTTGGAGAACTGACTGTCAGGGTCATCCACATGGACCTTTTGTTCGATGTATATGATGATCACACTTACGTGACCTCTGACCTTAAGGTCAGGACTCTTGAAGAGCCTATGTGGTCTCTTGACCTGAACTGCCGTGATCTTGAAATTAAGATGATCAGTTGTGAGGATTATGATGTATCCTATGATTACAGGAAGGATGAGCACATCCTATCCATAGAATTTGGTTGTCAGGTGCCTTCTGATACTGAACTTGTGATCCATACGGAAACGGTGTGCAAACCGACACGTAATATCCTTGAAGGTCTCTATTATGATGAAACACCTGCAGGCGCACCTCCTCAGCAGATAACACAGTGTCAGCAGTGGGGATTCCAGCGTATCGTTCCATGTATCGATGACATGACTGCCAAATGCACTTATACGACCACCATCATTGCAGATGAGCGATATACCAATCTCATCACAAATGGGGATGTGGTGGAGGAAAAACACTCTGTAGGTAATGGCAGGGCAAAGATCGTCTATGATAATTCCGTCACACCAATGGCAACTTACCTTTTCTTCCTCGGGGTTGGCACCTATCGTACCTTCACAAGGGAGTTCGAATATCCTGACGGCCACACCTTCAATCTGGAGCTGTTGGTGCCACCGGAGTCCGAGGTATATCCTGCAGAAAAGGCACTGGATGTGATCTATGACTCTGTGATGTGGACATATCTTTTCACAGGCCCTGAGCAGTATAATGACATTGACAAAAGGAAGGAGATATATGATCTTGTCAGGGTACGTGATGCACTTAAATCAGAAGGCAACACTGATGACCTGAAGTTCATGCGTGATGAGCTGAAAAAACTTGACAGCTCACTTATTATGGGTTACAAGTACACTGGAACCGTCTATCGCGAGATCGGGATGCAGAACTCCGATTTTGGTGGTATGGAGAATGTAGGTAACACTACAATAACGACCAACCGTATCATGCCTTATCCGGAGACCACAGACCCTTCATTCGAATACATGGTGCGGGTCAAGGTCCATGAATACTATCATAACATTAATGGTTCCGAGGTCACAGGGTGGAGTCCGTTCGAGATATGGCTCAATGAGGCGGTGACCGTTCACATAGAGCATCAGTTCCATGCTTTCATCTTCGGGGAGAATTACAGCCGTTTGTCTAATGTCCTGGACCTTCTGGCACCCGGAGTTGGTACCTTTGCACTCGACAGTGGTGCCGCTTCCATGTCCATAGTTCCTGAAGGTTTCAATGATCCTAATGACCTGATCACAGCAGTGACCTATGTCAAGGCCCCCGAATTTGTGAGGATGCTGGAAACGCTGATGGGCAAGGAAGTCTTTGCCCGTGCTCTTGATGTTTATCATACGAAGTTCAGCCACTCCAATGCCACAGGCTCTGACTGGTTGAAGACCATGGAAGAGGTTTCCGGAATGGACTTTTCCGAAATGTCCGAGACCTGGCTGTCACAGACTAAATTCCCAATGGTCCATGTTGATACTTCATACGATCCGAAGGACAGTTCTTTTACGCTGGATATCCATCAAGATGTTCCTGAAGGTGGAAAACACTGGGAATTCCCCTTTGTTGCAGCTCTTGTGGATGAGGATGGAAATGATATTGTGCAGATCAATGAATGGATCGATTCGGTGGATGCCAGCATCCTTGTAGAGAATGTTGAGGCACCGGCCTTTGTATCTGTGAACCGCGACTATTCGTTCTATGGAAAGGTGGTTCGTGAGGTTTCCGATGAGGAGCTTCTGCTGCAGGTTAGAAAGGACAGCGATGTGATCAACCGTTTCATTGCCTATTACACTCTTGTTGACAGGGAAAAGATGCGTCTGATAGCTAATCCACAGGCGCAGGTGTCCGAAATGTTCATTGAGTTGTTCAATGACCTGATCAACGATGATCTGTTGATGGAAGATGTTGGCGGTCAGTTCCTTGCTATCTTTGAGTCGGTGGAGGATGAACGGCTTGCACACAGTTACCAGCTTCTCTATGATGTGAAAAAACGTATTCTTGAAGGTATTGCGAGAAATAATACGGTTTCCATGCTTAATTTATATCACAAATACCTGAAGGTAGCAATACCTCAGGACGATACTCTCGAGGAGCATGCACGCGTTATCAAGGCACGTCAGGTGAAGAACGCTGTATTGCGTATCATTACTAACCTTGATACTCCGTTCGTACATCAGTTGTGCAAGAAGCAGTTCTTTGAGGCATCCTGTGCAAGTGACAGACTGGTGGCTTTTGACTGTTACATCAACAGTTCTGCCGAGGATAAGATGGAATTGCTTTGGGATTTCATGGAAGATTCCAGGAAGAACCTTGTTGCCTGGGAGGCCTTCCTTTCAATAGTTGCAGGAAATAGCAGTTCTGATGCTGTCTCTATTGTAAAGGAAATTGAAGCTTCGGATTCCTTCCGCATTGAGCAGGCTAACGATCAACGTGCTCTGTATGGTGGTTTTGGCAGGAACAGGAAGATCTCCTTACAGACCGGGGAAGGGCGTGAACTTCTGCATTCGATATTGCTCAAACTTTCTTCTGTCAATGAGTACAGTACCACAAATCTTCTCAATGTCTTCGCAAATATCGACCTGATGGAGGAAGAATACCATATTCCTCTGGTCTCAATACTTGCTGACATGCTTGACACTCTCGATTCGGAGAAGGTTCCCAGTGTCTACAACAGGATCAGGAAATTACTGCAGGGTGCTCCGAACGCAGTGGCTGCCTATGAGGCAGATACTGGTAAACTAAAAGGAATGTGA
- a CDS encoding DJ-1/PfpI family protein — MTDQKKILMVVAQENFRDEEFFEPKEVFEKSGAKVTVASNKTKKAKGMLGGKVNPDISISDVNIDEYDAISITGGGGAKQYLWDNKELQDIVRKANEQGKVVAAICISPVVLANAGVLEGKKSTVFKNDETVRILKEKGAKHKDKGVISDGNIVTGRDPKSATEYGKAVLKTLN; from the coding sequence ATGACAGACCAGAAGAAAATACTCATGGTAGTGGCACAGGAAAATTTCAGGGACGAGGAATTTTTTGAACCAAAGGAAGTGTTCGAGAAAAGTGGTGCAAAGGTCACCGTCGCTAGCAATAAAACTAAGAAAGCAAAAGGAATGCTCGGAGGAAAGGTCAATCCTGACATCAGTATCTCCGATGTGAACATCGATGAGTATGATGCTATATCCATTACCGGTGGTGGAGGTGCCAAGCAGTATCTTTGGGACAACAAGGAACTGCAGGATATTGTAAGAAAAGCTAACGAACAGGGCAAGGTCGTAGCTGCGATATGCATATCACCGGTCGTACTCGCAAATGCAGGCGTCCTTGAAGGAAAGAAAAGTACCGTGTTCAAGAACGATGAAACCGTCAGGATACTTAAGGAGAAGGGAGCCAAACACAAAGACAAAGGTGTGATCTCAGATGGAAATATCGTCACCGGAAGAGACCCGAAAAGCGCAACAGAATATGGCAAAGCTGTTCTAAAAACTTTAAACTAA
- a CDS encoding ammonia-forming cytochrome c nitrite reductase subunit c552 → MCIAADFEDCADCHQESYDQWSSSAHGIADCGICHTPADVDFEGHIAEPSASVPSADLSSEVCADCHAAIFAEWNEFGGADFDMEVMASHSEPTEIAEPYVLHSDVSCVVCKSTDGAILNLEEPETYMLNEEAAHDIEVTEWSIACVACHDPHEGSLRVEDSTLLCSNCHNTEGVVADGTVDVVRHAQWEMVSTSIYEDGTHPELGCVDCHMSMVPSDGGMTTGHNFDFDVVALSDPDSSNGCYMCHQDELASLIEEKQEPISQRISDLNTLKEGANVALESFNGTDAYETQLANYNNGLFYLTEVGNDGSLGIHNMVRAESDLDMAEEFFNLVIEGDSDSDEPADKIPAIGAPVVVVIFAALAILVKRD, encoded by the coding sequence GTGTGTATAGCGGCAGATTTTGAGGATTGTGCGGACTGTCATCAGGAATCATATGATCAGTGGAGTTCTTCGGCTCATGGAATTGCCGATTGTGGAATATGCCATACTCCTGCAGATGTTGATTTTGAAGGTCATATTGCGGAACCTTCTGCTTCAGTCCCATCTGCAGATCTGTCTTCTGAGGTGTGTGCCGATTGTCACGCTGCCATCTTTGCTGAGTGGAACGAGTTTGGAGGAGCTGATTTCGATATGGAAGTAATGGCAAGCCACTCCGAACCAACTGAGATCGCAGAGCCCTATGTGCTGCATTCGGATGTTTCCTGTGTTGTATGTAAGAGCACAGATGGTGCGATATTGAATCTTGAGGAACCGGAAACGTATATGCTGAACGAGGAAGCTGCCCATGACATTGAAGTGACCGAATGGTCGATAGCTTGTGTTGCCTGTCATGATCCTCATGAGGGTTCTTTGAGGGTTGAGGATAGTACGCTTCTCTGTTCTAATTGTCATAACACAGAAGGTGTTGTAGCAGACGGAACTGTTGATGTTGTAAGGCATGCGCAGTGGGAAATGGTCAGCACATCAATATATGAGGATGGGACTCACCCTGAATTGGGCTGTGTTGATTGCCACATGTCAATGGTACCATCAGATGGCGGAATGACAACAGGTCATAATTTCGATTTTGATGTAGTGGCCCTTTCAGATCCGGATTCTTCCAATGGCTGTTATATGTGCCATCAGGACGAATTAGCATCATTGATCGAAGAAAAGCAGGAACCTATATCCCAAAGGATATCTGACCTTAACACGTTGAAGGAAGGGGCAAACGTTGCTCTTGAAAGCTTCAATGGAACAGATGCCTATGAAACACAGCTTGCCAACTATAACAACGGACTTTTCTATCTTACAGAAGTTGGGAATGATGGCAGCCTTGGTATCCATAATATGGTACGTGCAGAGTCCGATCTTGACATGGCAGAAGAATTCTTCAATTTAGTGATCGAAGGCGATTCAGATTCCGATGAACCTGCTGACAAGATCCCTGCGATCGGCGCTCCGGTCGTAGTAGTGATCTTTGCAGCGCTTGCAATTTTAGTAAAGAGGGACTGA
- a CDS encoding RNA-guided pseudouridylation complex pseudouridine synthase subunit Cbf5, which yields MVSSGNSKDVDMMVVKAHATTNAAYGCRPEERPILEYINMGVVNIDKPAGPTSHEVTAWIRDMLGVSKAGHSGSLDPGVTGVLPVMLGKATKAVSALRLSGKEYICLMHLHSDVPEIKIRRVCKDFKGPIYQTPPVISAVKRQLRIRNIYYLDVLEIDGREVLMRVGCEAGTYLRKLCHDIGLILGCGANMKQLRRTGTGPFREDTLVTLYDLKDACVFWKEDNDEAELRKLILPMEVGLSHLPRIVIRDTAVDAVCRGAQLAVSGVLSFTKGIKKDDKVALFTLKGEAVALCRASMDSDELWDNDHGIACITERVIMDAAIYPSCWKAK from the coding sequence ATGGTTTCATCAGGTAATTCCAAAGATGTGGACATGATGGTAGTTAAGGCACATGCCACTACTAATGCCGCATACGGCTGCAGGCCGGAAGAACGTCCTATTCTTGAGTATATTAATATGGGTGTCGTTAACATTGACAAGCCCGCAGGTCCTACCAGTCATGAAGTGACAGCATGGATAAGGGATATGCTTGGTGTGAGCAAAGCCGGTCATTCCGGTTCACTTGATCCGGGTGTAACAGGTGTACTTCCGGTGATGCTTGGTAAGGCTACTAAAGCAGTCTCAGCCCTGCGCCTTTCAGGCAAGGAGTACATCTGCCTCATGCATCTTCATAGTGATGTTCCTGAGATTAAGATCAGGCGTGTATGCAAAGACTTCAAAGGTCCTATTTACCAGACCCCTCCGGTTATCTCTGCAGTTAAAAGGCAGTTAAGGATCAGGAACATCTATTATCTTGATGTCCTGGAGATCGACGGCAGGGAAGTGCTCATGAGGGTCGGCTGTGAGGCAGGAACATATCTGCGTAAGCTTTGCCATGACATTGGTCTTATCCTGGGTTGTGGTGCCAATATGAAGCAGCTTCGCAGGACGGGTACAGGTCCGTTCAGGGAGGATACTCTGGTAACTCTGTATGATCTTAAGGATGCCTGTGTTTTCTGGAAGGAAGACAACGATGAGGCCGAGCTCAGGAAACTGATACTTCCTATGGAGGTGGGTCTGTCCCATCTGCCCCGCATTGTCATCCGTGATACTGCAGTTGATGCGGTATGCAGGGGTGCACAGCTTGCAGTTTCAGGAGTTTTATCTTTTACCAAAGGTATCAAAAAAGACGACAAGGTAGCTCTTTTCACACTAAAAGGGGAAGCTGTGGCACTATGCAGGGCGTCCATGGATTCCGATGAACTTTGGGACAATGATCACGGTATCGCCTGTATTACCGAAAGAGTAATAATGGATGCCGCTATTTATCCAAGCTGCTGGAAGGCAAAATAA
- the cmk gene encoding (d)CMP kinase: MLLTISGLPGSGTTTVCKLLAEHYSVEMISAGDVFRGLAKERGMTLSEFGSLAESDPSIDIEIDKRQSEIANNSDGLILEGRLAGHMAGNALKVWIKAPMEVRVRRIVVREGSSFDVRMQETLEREASEALRYKEIHSIDINDLSIYDLVIDSTRWDQFAITAILKQAIDACGGFE; the protein is encoded by the coding sequence ATGCTTTTAACTATTAGTGGACTGCCTGGAAGTGGAACCACAACCGTGTGTAAGCTTCTGGCAGAACATTATTCCGTTGAGATGATCTCAGCAGGAGATGTTTTCAGGGGTCTTGCAAAAGAACGCGGAATGACCCTTTCAGAGTTTGGAAGCCTGGCAGAATCTGATCCTTCTATCGACATTGAGATCGATAAGAGGCAATCTGAGATCGCTAATAATTCCGATGGTCTTATTCTCGAAGGGCGTCTTGCAGGTCACATGGCTGGAAATGCCTTGAAGGTATGGATCAAGGCACCTATGGAAGTGCGTGTGAGGAGGATTGTCGTAAGGGAAGGTTCATCCTTTGATGTACGCATGCAGGAAACTCTGGAACGCGAGGCTTCAGAAGCATTGCGCTACAAAGAGATCCATTCAATTGATATCAATGATCTTTCTATCTATGATCTTGTAATTGACTCCACTCGCTGGGATCAGTTCGCTATCACAGCTATCCTTAAGCAGGCAATTGATGCCTGTGGTGGGTTTGAATAA
- a CDS encoding DUF106 domain-containing protein, with the protein MADSNFKKTAERFVLAVGISLMIGILVLGEEGREGIGAIVGVLMDPISAMVGDGNFHIMLFIMAAITALYASLIQKYTIDWKLMRNTQERMKSFQKEFREAQLAQNTYLVKKLEEQRADMMSDQMEMSKQQFKPMAYISIISLPLFMWAYHYISLHPGASLVFPFWGQQELVSTVLGPIQYWIFWYFITSLAISQVVRKALDIGGV; encoded by the coding sequence ATGGCAGATTCAAATTTCAAGAAAACAGCAGAAAGATTTGTACTGGCAGTCGGTATTTCTCTGATGATAGGTATCCTTGTTCTCGGTGAGGAAGGCAGGGAAGGTATCGGAGCTATCGTTGGTGTCCTGATGGACCCAATAAGTGCCATGGTCGGTGATGGCAACTTCCACATAATGTTGTTCATCATGGCAGCGATCACTGCTTTGTATGCATCACTTATTCAGAAATATACTATTGACTGGAAGCTCATGCGTAACACACAGGAACGTATGAAGTCCTTCCAGAAGGAGTTCCGTGAGGCACAGCTTGCACAGAACACCTATCTGGTAAAAAAATTGGAAGAACAGCGTGCTGACATGATGTCTGACCAGATGGAAATGTCAAAGCAGCAGTTCAAACCGATGGCATATATCAGTATAATCTCCCTTCCACTTTTCATGTGGGCATACCATTACATCAGCCTGCATCCGGGAGCTTCACTTGTATTCCCATTCTGGGGACAGCAGGAACTTGTTTCCACTGTGTTGGGACCGATCCAGTACTGGATATTCTGGTATTTCATCACATCACTGGCTATCAGCCAGGTAGTGCGTAAAGCACTGGATATTGGTGGCGTCTAA
- a CDS encoding adenylate kinase, which yields MNVVLFGPPGAGKGTQAKELAKHYQIPHISTGDILRANVRDGTELGREAKGYMDRGELVPDEVLIGIIKNRLTEDDCKAGYLLDGYPRTTPQADALSGILYEINMPLEAVLNIDVADEELVIRLCGRFMCNCGESYHIKFNPPEKEGVCDSCGAELYQRDDDKEDVIRQRLESYKEKTQPLIDYYNEKNILVNIDGAGEIDRVFSDICEVLDQYK from the coding sequence ATGAATGTTGTTTTATTTGGTCCGCCGGGTGCAGGAAAAGGCACCCAGGCCAAAGAACTGGCTAAACATTATCAGATCCCTCACATATCTACCGGTGATATTTTGAGGGCAAACGTACGTGATGGTACAGAACTAGGACGCGAAGCTAAGGGCTATATGGACAGGGGCGAACTTGTTCCTGACGAAGTACTTATCGGAATTATTAAGAACCGTCTTACAGAGGATGACTGCAAGGCAGGATATCTTCTTGACGGATACCCAAGGACAACTCCACAGGCAGATGCACTTTCAGGGATCCTCTATGAGATCAATATGCCTCTTGAAGCAGTTCTTAATATCGATGTTGCTGATGAGGAGCTTGTGATCCGCCTTTGCGGCAGGTTCATGTGCAACTGCGGTGAGAGCTACCACATAAAGTTCAACCCTCCTGAGAAAGAAGGTGTATGTGACTCATGCGGTGCAGAGCTCTACCAGCGTGATGACGATAAAGAGGATGTCATCAGGCAGAGACTTGAGTCCTACAAGGAGAAGACACAGCCACTTATTGATTATTACAATGAGAAGAACATTCTTGTGAACATCGATGGTGCAGGCGAGATCGATCGTGTCTTTTCAGATATTTGTGAAGTCCTTGACCAGTACAAGTAA